In Luteipulveratus mongoliensis, the DNA window TGGCGTCGCCGGTCGTGACGTAGAGCATTCCGTCCGGTCCGAAGCGCAGCCGCCCGCCGTTGTGGTGCTCAGCCTTGGGGATGCCGTCCAGGATGATCTCCGGCTCCAGGGAGTCCAGCTTCACCCGCCCCACCCGGTTGTCGTCCTCAGCGGTGAAGTAGATGTAGACGAGGCCGTCATCGTTGAACGTCGGCGCGACGGCCAGGCCGAGCAGCCCGGTCTCATTCCCGTCGCCGTCGGACTTCACGCCCGGGATGCTGCCGATCCGCTCGACCGCACCGCCAGCCTTCACGCTGAACATCTCGGCGGTGTCGCGCTGGTTGAACAGGGCCGTCGTCGCGTCGGTTCCTGTCGAGGCCGGGTAGAAGTCCAGGCCCCACGGGTAGTCCAGTCCTTCGGCGACGATGTCCGGCTTGTCGAATTCGAAGTACTGCGGGATGGCCGTGACGCGGGAGCGTGCGGCGGAGGATGCGGCTGGGGCGCTGGTCGCGAGTGTCACAGCTCCGGCGCCGAGCACGAAGGTCCGACGGGTGATGAGGGCTGCTGGGCGCTTCATGAGGACTCCTTGGGATCGAAGAGCTCAACCGACCGTATTGAGCGCGGCAGGGACCGGTCCCAATGCGGCGACGCACAACGCTCAGCCGCGCAGCTGGGCGTTCAGCCGTGCAGCCTCTCTCATGAGATGGTCGCGTTCGGGGATGCTCGGCGCTGATCCGGCGGCATCGGCGTAGAGCCGTGCAGCCGTAGCCGGGTCGCCGTCACGCTCGTGCAGGTAGGCCGCGACAGCGGTGTAGCGGGGGAGTGCGGGATCGAGCTCCGCCAGGGCCGCCAGGCCGGCTCGCGGCCCATCGGCCTCGCCCACCGCGACGGCTCGGTTGAGGCGCGCCACCGGACTGTCCGTGAGGCGTACGAGCTCGTCGTACCACTCGACGATCTGGACCCAGTCGGTCTCCTCAGCGGTCTGGGCATCGGCGTGCAGCGCGGCGATGGCTGCCTGGGCCTGGAACTGGCCCAGCCGGTCGCCGACGAGGGCCGTCTGGAGGATGTCGACGCCCTCGGCGATCAGACCGGTATCCCAGAGACGGCGATCCTGGTCGGCCAAGGTCACGAGGCTGCCGTCAGTCGTGGTCCGCGCTGGACGCCGGGCGTGGTGCAGCAGCATCAGCGCGAGGAGGCCTGCGACCTCCTCGTCATGGAACCTGGCCGCCAGCTGGCGGGTGAGCCGTATGGCCTCGGCGGCAAGGTCCACATCGCCCGAGTAGCCCTCGTTGAAGACGAGATAGAGCACGCGCAGCACCGTGGCGACGTCGCCGGTCTCGGTGAACCGGGCGTCTGCGACGGTCCGCTTGGCGCGGCTGATCCGCTGAGCCATGGTCGCCTCCGGCACCAGGTAAGCCTGCGCGATCTGCCGCGTGGTCAGGCCGCCCACCGCGCGCAATGTGAGTGCGACGGAGGATGCCGGTGTCAGGGACGGGTGAGCGCACAGGAAGTACAGCCGGAGCGTGTCGTCCACCGCCCCGACCGGTCCGGGCATGGGCTCGTCCTCGATGCGTTCCTCGCGTCGCCGCCGGGAGGTCTCAGCGCGGGCCGCGTCGAGGAACTTGCGCCAGGAGACGGTGACCAGCCAGCCCTTGGGGTCACGTGGCAGATCATTCGGCCACAGACGTACGGCCTCGACCAAGGCGTCCTGCACGGCGTCCTCGGCGGACGCAAAGTCCGCGCCGCGCCGCACGAGGACACCAATCACCGCGGGCACGAGATCCCGCAGCAGCGACTCGTTCACTCAGTGACCGCGGCCTGCACGCCGTAGAACGGACGCACCTCGAGCCACTCGTGAAGCGACGTGCCGCCGGGGCCGGGGGCATCGGACAGCTCACTGGCCACCTGCATGGCCCGGTCCCATGACTCGACGTCGATGACGGTCCACCCGGCGATCAGGTCCTTGGTCTCGGCGAACGGACCGTCGGTCACCGGCGGTCGCCCCTCGCCGTCGGACCGTACGAAGGCGCCTCCGGGAGCCAGCGCTTGGTGCTCCACGAACTCGCCCGACTCCTCTAGCCGGGCCGCGAAGTCGCGCATGAACTGGACGTGCGCGTCGACCTCCTCCGGCGTCCACCGGTCCATCGGCGGGTAGTCCACCGTGGGGGCCGGGCCACCCCGGTAGTGCTTGAGCAGCAGGTACTTGGCCATCAGGTTCTCCTTCACGTACGCGGTCTCTTCGGGACTTCAGCGGTCAGCTCGCCTGACGCTCCGCCTGCTGCTGAAGCAGCTCCTCGACAGCGCTCGGCAGCGTCGACTCGAAATCGATCAGCTTCGCCCAGGTCGGAGTGACGACGATCCGGACCATGCCGTCGTGATAGAGCGAACGCACGCCGGCCTCCCACTCGACCCGTTGCTCGGCCGACATCTCATAGGAGCTGGTCGGCTGGAGATACTCCTGCGGGATGCCGTCGACATAGTCCAGCTCGGCCCTACCTCGGATGAGCAGGATCTTGGGCGGGTGGGCCTCGGTGTCGATCGTCAGGGCAACCATCGGGTTCGCCTTCAAGGCGTGCAGCTTCGGAGCGTTCTTGGCGGTGCACATGACCGCCTCGGAGCCGTTCCAGGCGAACGCGATCGGGATGGTGCGCGGTGTGCCGTCCTTGGCCACGTAGGCCAAGCGGGTCAGATCTCGGGCCAACAGCTCTCGACTGAGCGGTCGGTCCAGCACCTCGGTGATCTCGTTCTGTCGCATGGTCGTCGTCCTCCTCCGCCGCGCGGCCTCTCGTGGCCGCTGATGCACCAGGGACGGAGCCGGCGTCATGTTCTCGACATCCGGAGAGCGGTGAGAATGTGTGGCCACGCCAGGTGGCCAAGTGCGGCATCCGCCTCCGGTGACCCGCCCCGGGCCATCGTCTGGCCACCGCTGACGGGCGTCTCTCGGGGGAGGGGCGTCCGGTGGCCGGCGTCGGGATCGGTGACGACGGTCGTCTGCAGACCGTGCCGCGCCCTCCGGTCGAGGATCGTGGGCGCCCAGTCCATCGCTGGCCAGACCTGGTCGTCTCCGCCAGCAACGAGGACGACGTCACCAGTGATCCGCTCGACCGGGATCGTCGCCGCCGCCAGCTGGTCGGCCGATGCGGCAGCCAGGCTCTCGGCGTACAGCTCCCGATAGGCAGGCGGGTCGTCGGGCGCCTCCCAGTCATCGACGTACGGCACGAACGGCACGGGCTCACCGCCCAAGGTCCAGTGCGAGGTCTGCTGACCGTCCGGTCGTACGCCTGCCCACACCACGGGCGTCGGCGCGAAGGCCACGACGGCGTCCAGTCTCGGGTCGTGAGCCGCCACCAGCAGCGATGCCTCCGCGCCCCACGACGAGCCCATCATCACGAGGCGGTCGCACCGGGCGGCCAGGTCATCGAGTGCCGCGATGAACGTCTCGAGCGGCACGTCGTAAGGCCCGGCCTGCTGGCCGGGGCCGCCGAACCACCGGATCGACATCGCCGTGGCACCGTGTCCGGCGAGCATTCGCGCTCGCTGCTCCTCGAGCCGACCACTGGACCCCGAGAGGACGAGAACGCCTGTGCCACAAGGATTCTCAGGCACGAACAGCACTCCATCGGGGGACGTCAGCGGCTGTCGCTCCATGTCAGCACGGTCTCATACCGCCGCGCGCCTAGTCGGGCAGGAGCGGGACGGATACGCCCTGGTCACGGCCGAGGAGCACAGCCCGGGTCACGATCGAGGTGCCGTAACGGTCCCGCAAGTCGTCGATGGCCGCGTCGAGCGACCCGCGGTCGACGCGGTCGAACGGCAGGGCCAGCTGCAACGGGTCGTCGTCCAGCAAGTTGCTCAACGTCAGCCCGAGCAGCGTGCAGCCGTCGCTCTCGATCAGCGGCATGGCCGCCTCAAGCAGCTCACGCCCCGCTCGCAGGATGGTCTCGGTGTGCATCGTCGCCTCGGGCAGAGTGTGTGATCGTGTGGCGCGCGAGAAGTCGTCAAACCGCAGCCGCAGCACCACCGTTCGGCACACCCGATGCGCGGAGCGCAGGCGTTTGCCGAGCCGGTCGGCGATGGCGACCAGGGTCTGCTCCAGCTCCTCGATCGTCTTCGGACGGCGACCCATCGCTCGTTGTGAGCCGATCGACCGCCGCCGGCGACCGACCTCGACCGGACGCGGGTCCCGCGCCTTGGCCAGGGCGTGCAGGTGGCGCCCGGAAGCCTGCCCGACCACGGACGTGAGTCGAGCCTCCGGAAGCGCGGCGAGCTGACCGATGGTGGCAATCCCTCGCTCGTGCAGGGTGCGAGCGGTGACCTCGCCGACACCCCAGAGTCGCTCGATCGGCAACGGGTGCAGGAAGTCGAGCTCAGTGCCGGCCGGAACGACCAGCAGGCCGTCAGGCTTGGCCACTGCACTCGCCACCTTGGCGAGGAACTTCGTGGAGGCGATCCCGACGGTGATGGGCAGTCCCACCTCGTCAAGAACCCGCGCCCGGAGGCGCCGTCCGATGGCCTCGGGCGCGCCACCGATGCGACGAAGCCCGCCGACATCGAGGAACGCCTCGTCGATCGACAGACCCTCGACCAGGGGAGTGGTGTCCCGGAACAGCGCAAACACGGCCTTGCTCGCCTCGGAGTAGGCCTCCATCCGCGGTCGGACGGTCACCGCATCGGGGCACAGGAG includes these proteins:
- a CDS encoding PQQ-dependent sugar dehydrogenase; protein product: MKRPAALITRRTFVLGAGAVTLATSAPAASSAARSRVTAIPQYFEFDKPDIVAEGLDYPWGLDFYPASTGTDATTALFNQRDTAEMFSVKAGGAVERIGSIPGVKSDGDGNETGLLGLAVAPTFNDDGLVYIYFTAEDDNRVGRVKLDSLEPEIILDGIPKAEHHNGGRLRFGPDGMLYVTTGDAMNGDNAQDIESLGGKILRINPDGSVPSDNPTSGSPVFTLGHRNVEGLDWTPGKDLYASELGEDTWDELNHIEAGKNYGWPDVEGPGDNPDYVDPIATWHTEDASPSGVSVHIDVVYVAALRGEQLWQVPLTDGGDPVAVLHGTYGRLRTVEEAPDGWLWVATANGGGGDSIIRFPALPAARRAV
- a CDS encoding RNA polymerase sigma factor, translating into MNESLLRDLVPAVIGVLVRRGADFASAEDAVQDALVEAVRLWPNDLPRDPKGWLVTVSWRKFLDAARAETSRRRREERIEDEPMPGPVGAVDDTLRLYFLCAHPSLTPASSVALTLRAVGGLTTRQIAQAYLVPEATMAQRISRAKRTVADARFTETGDVATVLRVLYLVFNEGYSGDVDLAAEAIRLTRQLAARFHDEEVAGLLALMLLHHARRPARTTTDGSLVTLADQDRRLWDTGLIAEGVDILQTALVGDRLGQFQAQAAIAALHADAQTAEETDWVQIVEWYDELVRLTDSPVARLNRAVAVGEADGPRAGLAALAELDPALPRYTAVAAYLHERDGDPATAARLYADAAGSAPSIPERDHLMREAARLNAQLRG
- a CDS encoding YciI family protein is translated as MAKYLLLKHYRGGPAPTVDYPPMDRWTPEEVDAHVQFMRDFAARLEESGEFVEHQALAPGGAFVRSDGEGRPPVTDGPFAETKDLIAGWTVIDVESWDRAMQVASELSDAPGPGGTSLHEWLEVRPFYGVQAAVTE
- a CDS encoding pyridoxamine 5'-phosphate oxidase family protein, whose product is MRQNEITEVLDRPLSRELLARDLTRLAYVAKDGTPRTIPIAFAWNGSEAVMCTAKNAPKLHALKANPMVALTIDTEAHPPKILLIRGRAELDYVDGIPQEYLQPTSSYEMSAEQRVEWEAGVRSLYHDGMVRIVVTPTWAKLIDFESTLPSAVEELLQQQAERQAS
- a CDS encoding acyl-CoA thioester hydrolase/BAAT C-terminal domain-containing protein is translated as MERQPLTSPDGVLFVPENPCGTGVLVLSGSSGRLEEQRARMLAGHGATAMSIRWFGGPGQQAGPYDVPLETFIAALDDLAARCDRLVMMGSSWGAEASLLVAAHDPRLDAVVAFAPTPVVWAGVRPDGQQTSHWTLGGEPVPFVPYVDDWEAPDDPPAYRELYAESLAAASADQLAAATIPVERITGDVVLVAGGDDQVWPAMDWAPTILDRRARHGLQTTVVTDPDAGHRTPLPRETPVSGGQTMARGGSPEADAALGHLAWPHILTALRMSRT
- the dinB gene encoding DNA polymerase IV, with the translated sequence MSIKARAEASILHADLDSFYASVEQRDDPSLRGRPVLVGGGIVLAASYEAKARGVSTPMNERRARLLCPDAVTVRPRMEAYSEASKAVFALFRDTTPLVEGLSIDEAFLDVGGLRRIGGAPEAIGRRLRARVLDEVGLPITVGIASTKFLAKVASAVAKPDGLLVVPAGTELDFLHPLPIERLWGVGEVTARTLHERGIATIGQLAALPEARLTSVVGQASGRHLHALAKARDPRPVEVGRRRRSIGSQRAMGRRPKTIEELEQTLVAIADRLGKRLRSAHRVCRTVVLRLRFDDFSRATRSHTLPEATMHTETILRAGRELLEAAMPLIESDGCTLLGLTLSNLLDDDPLQLALPFDRVDRGSLDAAIDDLRDRYGTSIVTRAVLLGRDQGVSVPLLPD